Genomic segment of Benincasa hispida cultivar B227 chromosome 1, ASM972705v1, whole genome shotgun sequence:
TGTTAAtgcataataagatgcatggaaaaataggtaaaatggtggaggggatgACTTCACCGTAACATTAAGCTTGATCGTAAGGGTAACCACAGCCAGcgcaagttatgcgatcatgctatacacaattgtagacgcatgcgatgcatatgcgatagtgtcaaTAGGACTTATATcaaagtctctattcttgctcatgCGATctaacacataaacaagatgaccgcataccaccatatcctacttctggatgcatgcgatgtgaccgcatactatcatatcctatctatagggtgcatgcgatgtgttaatagcaatagaacttatgtctaaatctctattcttgcttatacgatccaatctgactctctcaagcctagatttggtctttagactactctctcaagtatgtccaaatgatgcactcataagataagataatcacataaagcatggttgacataagattattcctatctctaggaacactgcttactttgcttagtgagttccactacttaccctctcaggcagttagtCGCCACTGAtaagctcatagacaagcattataactgctcatagacaagcattgctacatcCTCAcgctaagcaaagaggattttctcacaatactcgtgcaacgcacacctctcggtggtttgctacatgcttcatatgtctatgccgcatgattaagtatgcgatactctagcaatcttatttagtttgttgcaatgaaagtaaaggatgataaagaagaagttaatgaagatggagtcgaaggaaataaagagatgcattgattacaaaatgtattaatttcttaagccaaaatgtaatacaatacaaagatagaagagagatggagggctagatgtaggcaatgtcttgcttccattagATGTGTAtgaaggctgccggtggtgccatggatgggcggtggagtagtctctctcgagatctatctccagcgaagctccggtcgtcactcggaatgattggaggaatgaagaactctcaaagaatgtcttctcacgctttcgtctgTGATCACAATGATCTGCCATAAGGCAGAAGCTTGGATCATTTgaagttgggctctaaggctctatttatagagcttaatcaccgacaacattaatggtcctGCTCTGAATTTCTGCTACTAACAGTGTGATGgactgctctgaatctctgctattAATGGTGtgataggtgaaatgtcaacatcatcttttgatactcccaaggtatgcgttcatgcttggttttcgaagtaccatcgcattccaccacccttgcgttcatctttctattatggttattactctgtagccgcaacctctatgcgatggacgcatgctgttaatggccgcaacatccatgcgacgAACGTATGCGATGGCCTTTGCAATGGTGGGATTCATTACATGTgatcgattcctgcgatagctacaaaaatagacatttggacgcagaataatgcataatattgggttagccgagattttcaatgctgatcgacgcaagttcacttttcacatgaatttttagtataattaccacatattctacttgttagcccttataattctaaattataataacttgcatttctactagttatcaaggaaaaaacaataaaatgaataaagaatCATTTGTGTACAGGTGTCAGCTATCTATAGGTGATCCTTAGACCAATTATAAAATATCCTAACAAATTTTGTTTGAGTGGGAATAATCTTAGTCACATGCTGACTGTAGTCCCAGGTGGCTCCACAACTGCATTTGTTTTGCTGATGTGGacctcttctttctttttctcaatactAAGGTCAAAGCTATGAGAAACAGATCTATCTATGAGCTCCGACTTGGGAGTGACAGGTTAATGTTCTAGTAATTTTGGATCTAAGGATAGAATGTCTTAAGAAGCTCAACCAAGGTTTAAATGGGTGAAAGAAGGTAGTCAGGCCTAACCAATGCAAAAAGCCCAACAACAAAACTAGAAGAtaaggtaagaatggttctagGCCGAGGTCAAGCTTGGTTGTTTGGCCTACGATTGATTCCTCTTATATTGAATGATCCAATAAATCCTAGGGAATGGGTTGAAGCCCATTCCAAGTGCTTGGGCCTCGGCCCAAGGTAGGCCGAGCCTAGCTTTTCAACTCAGGATCGGCTCCTTTCATGCTGGATGGTCCAACAACCCCTAGCATTCATCCTAGATATATTGGAAAACATAATCCTAATAGGATTAAGTTATAACAATCTATAAATAGGCCATGAAGGCTTTGGTAGCAATCAAGTTAGTTTTGGATTTTGAATGTTGTACTTCTTCCTTCAATTTGTCTCTGACTTAGGCATCGAAGTGGACGTGGTGCTTGCCACCCTGGTGTTTGATCTATTCTTTTGGGTGATTAAAAGTATGttttagaataattttgaacatgacaaaaataattttaacaatttcaaagtttattataaataattctGATCAACATCGTCACATAGCCCTCAAAGCTGATATTATGGAACAACTCAATATCAAAGGCTTGAAGGTGGAGACAGTTTTTAGAGGTGTGGCTTCATGATGTCGATGAGAACTCTGCCTTCTTTAACAAACTTTGCTCAACTTAACGTTGTTATAATTTCATCAAGAAAATCCAAGGCCATAATGATAATAGTTTGGTCATTCATCAAGAAATTGAAAAGGCTTTTATTGGattatttattagatatatacaAAGACTCATTTGATTAAAAAAGGatgatatattatttgaatTGACAGTCCATCAACAGTGATCAAACTAAAGCAGAGATTTGATTAAGCCTTTCGACCACCATAAGATTTATAATTGCATAAAAAAGTTTCGGTCATAATAAAACCTTCGGACTGGGTGGATACACTATtgtaatttcttaaaaaatactGGAACATTCTCAGGCCCAACTTTATGGAAATGTTCAaggattttgttttttcaaatgcTACTGTGAACAAAGTTGTAAATGAAACGTTCATTCTTCTCATTCCTAAGAAAACAACGTCCATCAAAGTGAATAAAGTTGGGCAATGATATTCGCTATTGGGATGAGGAGATAATGATGTTGGGATTTGTACCCTAAATCATCgtagtttattaattatttattttaattattaaatatgtaattttaaattaattatcctttacaataaaaatttaagGTTATTAGATGTAATCTTGAATAATATGTAGTTGAAATATAGATGAATCAtacttaaataataacctaaagggtttatagtatatgaataaggttgggtgccttagcCTTACCTTaactttatccttgtgacactatggatacaacctactttgtaatggttacaaatgatttaatccatttggagacatgcgagtggatgTATCCTATAAAAAGAATTTGTGTATAAGATCATATCgcaaaataattaatctctccttgtaaatccattaattaagaaaataatattatttcacAAGATGGTTATATGTGGCTAGATCTTAATCGTGAGTaagttatgaacttctatctGTGAGGTCTTGTCCTTAGTTTTTCATCGGTAAGAGTGACTCGAGTCGTCGattcaatatgtctaccattttgggactTGACTGAATAGGAAGCTATGAACATAATTTTCACAATGGAACTTCTTTTTATATAGGGTAAGAAGATGAGTAGTTTCCTTAAATGCTGACTTTGagacttgaacaaggggtctcaccctATCACGGGCTCTAGAGAacttagtttatagttggaccaTGAACAAATTGTTAAATAGAGAACCAATGATACTTAAGAAAATAGAggtaattacaagggtaaaacaaacctttgacctagttgtacttacagaCAACTCAAAAAGGATCAACTTGCTTgtaatggttatatccatggacgcAATTTGTCATACAATGCATAAGAGTGCAATTCTAGGTCTATAGTGGTTTGCtctatagttaatgaatgaagattaattaattatagagtttattaaattaatattgggTCATTAGAGCTTATAATTTGTAGATCCATACGGTCCCCTTGCCAGCTCACCGTGGATTAAGGATCAAATGTAttaagagaaaattttgaaaagttcaaatttgtaaagaaaatatattattaattgtattggatacaattaatacaattattgaTATATTAAGATACATTATTATACAGTTTATTTGAATGAGGTTTAAAttacaactatataatatgaagaaatgatatatttgaatatgattcagataattaattatttgatttgaatgagattcaaatgaAAGAGATAATGATAGAATCAATTTATttagggaaattatttcaaatggtaaaattgttgaaaatattacaagatatagcaaaatttgagaactatcaatgatagacattgatagacttctatctgtgtctatcaatatcactgacTATCGGTGTCTATCAAGGTCTGTCATTGATAGTTCTGAAATTTTGCtacattttgtaaatattttagtttatttttctatatttaaaaacaacccatttATTTAAGTATGAttcagataattaattatttaatttgaatgataTTCAAATTAAAGAGATAGTGgggattaatttatttgaatatgagtcagaaaattaattatttaatttgaatgagattcaaattaaagagaTAATGAGCGAaccaatatattttaatatgattcaaatatttaaacattttagcaTGAGATATTATggataattataaatatatttttaatatgaaatattaaaatagataattataattaaatatgtttattctaatgagattaggtTTAACCTAGTttattctaatgagattaggtTTAACCTAATttattctaatgagattaggtTTAACCTACTTTAGTCATGTATAAAGGACCTTAGGGAGTCTCACCAATGATATCTCTATAACTATTCTGCAGAGAATTCTCCTAATATTTCTCCCATAACATAGAGAATAATTCTCTTGAAAGTCTCGCTCTAATTCCTTCACATCTTTCAAAGGAGGTTTCCACAAGTCATAACAAGGAGGATCTCATGGACAAGAACATTATTTGGAGAAGTATCTTGCTATAGTTATGTATCTACCGAGGTATGTTTTCTGTTATATATACTTAAacaatttactatttttgtatGTTTTTAATTCTACTAAACAATTAAAGCACACGATTCCATCGCTTACGTTGCGACATCGAAGTATTTTCAATCCCTTCACATGAGGACGTTATGaatgtgtcaacctagttgagatgttcGGGTGTGCCTCCTAATCCTTCTTGTTCCAATAGTTTctttaaaaaacataatttcaaaatcaatcccAAACATACACTATATAAACTATCCCTTTTTACCGTGTTAAACATATATAAaagtgaagttgtacaaaaatagtatttcaattctatatcaaatagttatgaaaTAGTGGTCCAACTACTAATAGAAGGCGACAATCACATTATGTCTCGATAtcattcaataattttttcaaacaaaCTCATCCAAACAACCCGACCATACCACCCATGAAAAATTTCAACGAACACTTGGTACAGttaaacatatacatacatcCCAAGGACAAAATCAACTTAATTAAAACCTTGATACATTCAAACAAACacttatatgttattttttggTCATATTTCATAAGTCATTCCAACCCTTAGAAGCCTGGTGCGTGGAATCTCAAGTACATTCTCCCCTTGTCTAAAGTTCTTCCTCAAGAAACTATATGCATAATTAACCACCATTTTCTTAAGCAATGAGGATTTTGGTTCAGCCACTACCTCTGCTTCTCCCAACAGATAAACCACCCCTTTCTTCATTGCTCTCTCTATAAATGCCATCTCTTCTTCCACTGCAGCCATTCCTAGTACTTGATGATCCGACCCTCTCGATTTCGAAGCACTGACTGGTTGAATGGACCCCGATGAGTGTCGAGATGACTGGTTTGCCACTTCGGCGGACACCGATCCACCTTCCACATGCACTGTCGctgctgaagaagaagaagaagaggatttTACTTTTATTGGTTCTGTTTTGGCTGAGGCTGATGGCTCTATTGGGACACCTTCTAGCATTATATGTTGTTGGCGTATGAATTCTTTCAAGCTCTCCACCAACTGCTGCTCAAACTCATCAGATCCAGTGACTACGTCTTTATATCCATATCTGGTTCaaaatttatatgaataaattaaaagatatCATTGAGGATTTCCGTCTGGAACATAGAGTTCAATATTTTATAAGATATACAAGTTACTTCTTACGTATTCAATTCATTTTGAAATGTAATTTTAGGTTAATATGATAACTATAATCTTAAACTTGTAAGTTTAGTAGTGATTTGACATCATATTAGTCATGAGTTCGAACTATATCTTAATTGTTATCTGCTCATTTCTAAACGTAAGTGAAGGTAGGGTTAAGAGTATGAGTAAAATGACGGGCTAGAAGTTTAATTTTTGTGAACTTATAATAAGTTTGTAAATCTTGTAATTTTTGTATCTAATTGGgtttttgaattatttgatatttttttaaaaaaaatatatagaattatTAAACAAGTACGAGGTTCTATTAAACACAATCTAACTAAATAgatattaattagtttttaaatttttttaatatattataaatgtattAGGATGACGTacataattaaaagtttaaagatctattattaaatacattttaagatttacaacctattaaatacataaatataaaattttagagattATATATACATGTGCTTTAAcctaacaaaaataaatttatattaatttattaaattaaacttttgagTTTAGTAGTAATTTAACGAGTTAAAGTAGTAAGTAACGTGTTTAGACCAAATAAAAGagaaacatttataaaatttgtttttgaatCGAATAATGATTTAGCATAACATACCTGACGACACACCGAAACATACGGTACTCTCTCGGCTCCACTTGGCGGAACAAAAACCGCTCGTCAGGGGCGACTTTGCTGATCGGAATGGACTTGATGGAGACGAAGACGATGACGGAGTGAACAGAGGGAATACTAGAAATGAAGTGAGGGAAAATGGGAGGAATACCTTGAACCAACTCAGAGTAAAGAAGGCCAATTCCAGGAATTCGGTTAACATCAGGATTATTAGCTAACTCTGTTATGTAGCCACTAGAGACCTTATTTTTGAGCTCAAAAATGTATCTTTCCCTATGAACATAATGCCAAACAATCATGACAGCCATGAGGAAAAGAGCAAGAACAAGAGGAAGAAACCCGCCTTGAGTGAACTTGTAAAGAACCGACGAGAAATAGAGAAGCTCGATAGAGCCAAAGACGAGAACGAATAAAACTATCAACCAAATACTGGTCTTCCAAATGACGACCATGATGAGAGAAACCATGGCGGTTGTCATGATCATGACGGTGACGACGGCAATGCCGTAGGCATGACCGATGTTTTCGGTGGTTTTGAAGGCAGCGGTTACGATGACACATGCCAACATTAGAAGGTAGTTGATCTCTGGGATGTAGACTTGGCCTTCATATTTGGGTGAAGTATGTATTACTTTTACTCTTGGGAAACAACCTAGAGATAAGGATTGTGATATTATAGCAAATGCTCCTGAGATCATTGCTTGACTTGCTATGATTGAAGCTGCTACTGCAACTACGAACGTTGGCCAGTACAAAGGATCTGCATTTGCATTTCATTTTGGGGTCAATAATAAAGTACAACAACACGACAACACGACGAAAAAGAAAGTCACATCTGTGACTCACAGTTCTACActattgaatataaaataatactatccacaatattaaatttttgttaacACGTCgatatttacatatttatatgggTTCGATATTGACAtgacattttcattttatatcatAAAAAAGTACATGATacataaagcaataaaatatcaatgataTGCATATAATATCAatacataataaatattttagctAGTTTAAAAAGGATGACACGTTTTCCGTTAATAGACTACATAAAAAAAAACGCATgacatgtttatttaattaatttaaataactttttttagAGTTTTTGTTTATATAGATTTTCTAGAAATATCGTTGACATtaatatttccataaaatttagACCTCAATATTTCAATTGACATCAACATTTTGAATCTTGGGGTGTATCATCCCAAAATGCACTAATCATCTTGTGCATCTTACTCTAATTGACcacataaaaaacaaaaatattttttttaaaaaaaaataagaagagtTTGTCATGTGACAAACTATAATTGAAAAAGTAGATATAGGATACACAAATAAGAATACAGGAtgcctttatatatatatacatacacacatatatattttggtaatttcttctaactcataCATCAACAATGCAAAATTGGCAACCATCTAAATTGCCTAATCTTGGGCTCCTAATATTTTCTTAGAGCTTCAATTTCAATCTTTATGTGttactttcttttaattaaatatattttagtaCAATAAATTAAGCAATGTATGAAAATTTGAACCTCCAACTTTAAAGAATAATCTAACCTGGAATTGAGTCGTAGAAAGTATTGCCAACATGGTCTGGGAATTTTGTTAGATAAGCAGCTTGCCCACTGTAGGCTGCTAATAAAGCAGGGAATACAATAGAAGAGAAACTAATCTGCAAAAATTTCACCCATACAATTACACGAACACATTTTATACCATAAGATTTTAACCTATTAACTTGTAGGTTAGAATTACAAATTTGGtcagtttaattttaaaaaaatgtatattttaaaaaaattattttttttttaaaatacacttcaaaaactattttgaatggttCCAAACAttctaattttatctaaaattattatttttaattaaatacttgaaaatatcTTTCAAACACACCCTACGTCTCTGAATGTAGGTTACTGAATCAATTTTGTGTCAAATAGAGTTATTGAACACTTTAAAAGTATAATAGGTCCTtagactttcaattttgtgtacatTTTATAAAATTCACAAATGTACAATTGAAAGTTCACTgacctattaaacacaaaaccAATCCTATAAAAAACAATTCCAAACCGGATGTAAAACTCTAGGGAcccataaacttataattttcaaactaatttttttgATTAATGTCTACACCCATCTTTTTGTACCCAACCCATTAACAACACAACATAAGATGGTTGAGTAAGTTGCAAAATGATGTCACTTAGTAATTTTAGGGATAGTTGTAAATATATACTATGTCACTAATAAGAGACtattctatcactaatagattttgctatatttgcaattcttaaaaaatattgctatacacttaattatttaCTATAAAAATGTTACCCGTTGTAATTCcctttaaaacttttgaaatataaCTATAATCAATATTAGGACCCACAATATACCTGGATGGCCCTGACATTGAAGTGACCCAAATCAGCAAACATGGCCTCAGTCCCTACACCACATATGTGAACATGAATTGAAGAGTAATGGGGAAAAAAAGAATTAGTGAAAAGAATGAGTAAAAAGTGAAAAGAAAAGTTAGAGAGAAGGACCTGTGATGCAAAGAAAAACTCCACCAAGGGAAACCCAGGCTTTTTTGCCATTTCTTTTGAagtaatcaattatatatttagGGTTAAAAGCTTTAAGAACAGCAGGTTCATGCTTGAACAAGTTGAATAGGCCAATGCCACCAATGAATGCAAaccaaataaatattattggGGCAAAGGAGAATCCCACTTTATCAGTTCCAAACCTTTGAATGCAGAATAGAATTACAAGAATAGCTACTGAAACCCCCACAACAGCATCTGTATAATCATCAAATTCACCGTCAATTAaaactctaaactttaaaagtt
This window contains:
- the LOC120067504 gene encoding potassium transporter 5, encoding MAEEKVGEEGNKNLRGRKSSWATLRRVDSLNLEAGRVPTTAHQLSSVNWKRTLSLAFQSVGVVYGDIGTSPLYVYASTFSNGTIENREDVTGVLSLIIYTIALVPLLKYVFIVLWANDNGDGGTFALYSLLCRYVKVGLIPNQQPEDTELSNYQLVMPSNLRRSQKVKEKLENSMFAKVALFLVTIAGTSMVIGDGVLTPSISVLSAVSGISSLGTDAVVGVSVAILVILFCIQRFGTDKVGFSFAPIIFIWFAFIGGIGLFNLFKHEPAVLKAFNPKYIIDYFKRNGKKAWVSLGGVFLCITGTEAMFADLGHFNVRAIQISFSSIVFPALLAAYSGQAAYLTKFPDHVGNTFYDSIPDPLYWPTFVVAVAASIIASQAMISGAFAIISQSLSLGCFPRVKVIHTSPKYEGQVYIPEINYLLMLACVIVTAAFKTTENIGHAYGIAVVTVMIMTTAMVSLIMVVIWKTSIWLIVLFVLVFGSIELLYFSSVLYKFTQGGFLPLVLALFLMAVMIVWHYVHRERYIFELKNKVSSGYITELANNPDVNRIPGIGLLYSELVQGIPPIFPHFISSIPSVHSVIVFVSIKSIPISKVAPDERFLFRQVEPREYRMFRCVVRYGYKDVVTGSDEFEQQLVESLKEFIRQQHIMLEGVPIEPSASAKTEPIKVKSSSSSSSAATVHVEGGSVSAEVANQSSRHSSGSIQPVSASKSRGSDHQVLGMAAVEEEMAFIERAMKKGVVYLLGEAEVVAEPKSSLLKKMVVNYAYSFLRKNFRQGENVLEIPRTRLLRVGMTYEI